Genomic segment of Desulfobacterales bacterium:
GTTTTTGAGCATTGTTCTCTCCTTTTTTTGAATTTTTTACTGATACAAAAGAACAATGTATTTATAGCATAACAGATTGTATTTTTAAAGTATTAACGCATTTAAGTTCCTTAAGGAAACGGCATTGTTTATAATATAGCGGAAATCGTTCTCAGAGTCATATAGGCAAGGTCGGTGTCTCACCTTTCATTGGCACAGAGGGAATGGATAAGTGGGACGATCAAGACACCACCTTGGTGGGCCTTTTCAAAGCTAGGTGCAAGAAAGGTTTTTTCTTTGTCAACCGATATAAACTGGTGGTGCTTGCCCCTACGCTTCTCAAATGCTTCCACGGAGCGGCATCTACCTGGCGCGCCATTCTATCAATGACCACCCCCAAACTGGTCAAGGGTAAGGATGTGACTTTATATATATTAGTATTTTTATGGGGACGCAACTTAGAATTAACATATAACGGTCAAAAATGATGGTGAAATATGATACCAGTGGTTAGTGAAAAAAATATCAAAAACAGTTCAATTGATCAAAAAAATAGACCCGTAGAAGAAGCTTACGATGCCATCAAGAATATGCTTTATTACAAAGAGTTGGCACCTGGACAGAGATTGGTTTACGGGGATCTTGCGAAAAAACTACATATGAGCTTAACGCCTGTTATTCAGGCGCTGAACAAATTAGAAAGTACCGAGCTTGTATACTATGAGCCCCATAAGGGGTATTTTGTTGGCAAGATTACAGAGAAAGAGGTCGCGGAAATATATCAGACCAGAGAGGCCCTTGAAGTGGCGATTGTTCCGGCGATTATGAAAAATATAAGAGAGAAAGATTTAATATATATTAAGGAATCCATTGCTGAGTATGAGAAAACATTTACCGAAGTGGAATCTCGTAGACTCAATATGTTAAAGAATATGCAATATCATTTAAAAATTGCAGAATATAGTCATCAGACTGTAATTTTAAAAGTTCTAAGAAACCTTTTGGAAAGGCTCGCCTTGAAATCCGGGCCGAATTATCTGGGCGATGAGCGAATTAAGAATGCAATTAAAGAGCACAGACGGATTTTTAAGGCCTTTATGACGAAAGATTCGAATGAAGCTATTGCTGCTATAAGAGCACACAATAGATCAAGTTTGGAGCATGTAATTGGAGGCCTTAACAAGACTGTGCCGATATCATTTTAAGCGCCTGTGTAGGGTGTCGCCGTTTTTCAAGATAGATGTCGCATATTTTAAAAAAAACTTCTCTAATTGCGGAGGCGATCCCCACGATGAACTTTGGGGTAGCCTCCAGCATAGGCAATATCAAGGGTCGAGATAAACGCTCCGCGAAGCTCCGCGCCCTTGACATTGCCTATGCTTCCGGCTTTTCTGGCAGCTAAGAGATGATTGTCATCATCTCAA
This window contains:
- a CDS encoding GntR family transcriptional regulator; translation: MIPVVSEKNIKNSSIDQKNRPVEEAYDAIKNMLYYKELAPGQRLVYGDLAKKLHMSLTPVIQALNKLESTELVYYEPHKGYFVGKITEKEVAEIYQTREALEVAIVPAIMKNIREKDLIYIKESIAEYEKTFTEVESRRLNMLKNMQYHLKIAEYSHQTVILKVLRNLLERLALKSGPNYLGDERIKNAIKEHRRIFKAFMTKDSNEAIAAIRAHNRSSLEHVIGGLNKTVPISF